In the Phaeobacter gallaeciensis genome, one interval contains:
- the flgG gene encoding flagellar basal-body rod protein FlgG encodes MRALKIAATGMSAQQLRVETISNNLANMNTTAYNARRAEFADLHYQQVSRAGTVNASDGTVLPTGVQVGLGVRPAAISVHLSQGPLQETNNDLDVAIDGKGYLEVTLPSGQTAYTRDGALKQSGEGLIVTSDGYTVSPEITIPDDARSISINAEGEVYAYFDETAEGQILGQLTLAGFSNPKGLEAIGSNLFTETEASGAPLVATAGEDGLGTLRQGYLEASSVDAVREVTELIEAQRGYEMNAKVISAVDQMMGATTQVR; translated from the coding sequence ATGCGTGCCCTTAAAATCGCGGCCACCGGTATGAGCGCGCAGCAGCTGCGTGTCGAAACCATTTCGAACAACCTCGCGAATATGAACACCACCGCCTACAACGCGCGGCGGGCGGAGTTCGCCGACCTGCACTATCAGCAGGTGTCGCGGGCGGGCACGGTGAATGCCTCGGATGGGACCGTTCTTCCCACCGGTGTTCAGGTTGGCCTTGGTGTGCGTCCCGCTGCCATCTCGGTTCATCTGTCGCAGGGGCCGCTGCAGGAAACCAACAATGACCTGGATGTGGCCATCGACGGCAAAGGTTATCTGGAAGTCACCCTGCCCTCTGGTCAGACCGCATACACCCGCGATGGTGCCTTGAAACAATCTGGAGAAGGGCTGATCGTCACCTCTGACGGCTATACCGTTTCTCCTGAAATCACCATTCCCGATGATGCCCGCAGCATTTCGATCAACGCCGAAGGTGAAGTTTACGCCTATTTCGACGAAACCGCCGAAGGTCAGATCCTGGGCCAGCTGACCCTCGCGGGTTTCTCCAACCCCAAGGGACTGGAGGCGATCGGCAGCAACCTCTTCACTGAGACCGAAGCTTCCGGGGCACCTCTGGTTGCCACCGCAGGCGAAGACGGTCTTGGCACCCTGCGCCAGGGTTATCTGGAGGCCAGTTCGGTCGATGCGGTGCGCGAAGTCACCGAACTGATTGAAGCGCAGCGCGGCTATGAAATGAACGCCAAGGTCATCTCCGCAGTCGACCAGATGATGGGCGCAACCACACAGGTCCGCTGA
- a CDS encoding flagellar hook-basal body complex protein produces the protein METAGYATLSRQTGLMREMRVVANNIANSATTGYRSEGLIFSEYVQSAPGQQSMSMARANIHNTSMEQGQLTKTNGTFDFAIEGDAFFMVETPQGQRLTRSGAFSSNAQGDLVTMDGHRVMDAGGAPLFVPTDAESFQVGSDGTLSADGQPLGQIGLFKPVEMHTMSREDGVMFRVDGEIEPALEGRVLQGFLEGSNVNAIQQVSRMIEIQRAYEMGQSFLTTEDERIRAAIKNLIK, from the coding sequence ATGGAAACCGCAGGGTATGCAACACTGTCCCGTCAAACCGGCCTGATGCGTGAAATGCGGGTGGTGGCGAACAATATCGCCAACTCCGCAACCACGGGCTATCGCTCCGAAGGGCTGATTTTTTCGGAATACGTGCAGTCAGCGCCAGGGCAGCAATCCATGTCGATGGCACGCGCGAATATTCACAACACCTCGATGGAGCAGGGCCAGCTGACCAAGACCAACGGCACCTTCGATTTTGCGATCGAAGGCGATGCCTTCTTCATGGTCGAAACCCCGCAAGGTCAGCGGCTGACCCGCTCCGGCGCGTTTTCATCCAATGCCCAGGGGGATCTGGTCACCATGGATGGCCACCGGGTGATGGATGCCGGTGGCGCACCGCTGTTTGTGCCGACGGATGCCGAATCCTTCCAGGTCGGCTCTGACGGCACGCTCAGTGCCGATGGCCAGCCCTTGGGCCAGATCGGTCTGTTCAAGCCGGTCGAGATGCACACCATGTCCCGCGAAGACGGGGTGATGTTCCGCGTCGATGGCGAAATCGAACCCGCACTTGAAGGCCGGGTTCTGCAAGGATTTCTCGAAGGATCGAACGTGAATGCCATTCAACAGGTGTCGCGCATGATCGAAATCCAACGGGCCTATGAAATGGGCCAAAGCTTTCTGACAACCGAAGACGAGCGCATCCGCGCCGCCATCAAGAACCTGATCAAGTAG
- the fliQ gene encoding flagellar biosynthesis protein FliQ, protein MMSEGVFYDTLRQALWAAVVMSTPILVVALVVGLAVGLFQALTSVQEMTLTFVPKLVAILIVFWMSMGFMTQTLVAFFNGHVIPMISGGS, encoded by the coding sequence ATGATGAGTGAGGGCGTTTTCTACGACACGTTGCGGCAGGCCCTTTGGGCAGCCGTGGTGATGTCGACGCCGATTCTGGTCGTGGCACTGGTCGTCGGCCTGGCCGTCGGCCTGTTTCAAGCTCTGACATCGGTTCAGGAAATGACGCTGACCTTCGTGCCCAAACTCGTCGCGATCCTCATCGTCTTCTGGATGTCGATGGGCTTCATGACACAAACACTCGTGGCGTTTTTCAACGGCCACGTCATTCCAATGATTTCCGGAGGTTCGTGA
- the fliE gene encoding flagellar hook-basal body complex protein FliE — translation MDIRTLSAATGYAAARPATQADPEFTGATPGERAKASFENFTNTLQQGEQMSVQAMTGNGDPHALVQALAQTELAVETAVTVRNKVVEAYQEILRMPV, via the coding sequence ATGGATATTCGCACTCTTTCCGCCGCAACCGGCTATGCCGCCGCCCGCCCAGCAACGCAGGCAGATCCGGAATTCACCGGCGCCACGCCGGGTGAACGGGCCAAGGCGAGCTTTGAAAACTTCACCAATACGCTGCAGCAGGGTGAACAGATGTCCGTGCAGGCCATGACTGGCAACGGCGACCCCCACGCGCTGGTGCAGGCGCTGGCACAAACGGAACTGGCGGTAGAAACCGCAGTGACCGTCCGCAACAAGGTGGTCGAAGCCTACCAGGAAATCCTGCGGATGCCGGTCTAA
- the flgC gene encoding flagellar basal body rod protein FlgC, with translation MSEFAKSLSVTASGLQAQAKRLRHVSENISNADTPGYRRKTVPFQAVRDINTDVESVKVGRVSLDRSELEQVYDPSHPLADESGHYKGSNVDLMIEIADAREAQRSYEANLKMFDQTRQMSSSLMDLLRK, from the coding sequence ATGAGCGAATTTGCCAAATCCCTGAGCGTAACCGCCAGCGGCCTTCAGGCCCAAGCCAAACGTCTGCGTCACGTATCAGAGAACATTTCCAACGCCGACACCCCCGGTTACCGCCGCAAGACTGTGCCGTTCCAGGCCGTGCGCGACATCAACACCGATGTCGAAAGTGTCAAGGTCGGCCGCGTGTCGCTGGACCGCAGCGAATTGGAACAGGTCTATGACCCCTCGCACCCGCTTGCCGATGAAAGTGGCCACTACAAGGGCTCCAACGTAGATCTGATGATCGAAATCGCAGACGCCCGTGAAGCCCAGCGCAGCTACGAAGCTAACCTCAAAATGTTCGACCAGACCCGGCAGATGTCCTCGTCCTTGATGGACCTGTTGAGAAAATAA
- a CDS encoding FlgB family protein — MFTELNVFKIAYAMATHAGKRQALVSQNVANADTPGYHAKDIKPFKEVYAAKARPGDMIASRGSHLNGASGGGMDWAVTESVDGSDPNDNSVSIETEILKGVETKRQHDRALAIYKSSMNVLRTSIRTT; from the coding sequence GTGTTTACGGAACTGAATGTTTTCAAAATTGCATATGCCATGGCGACCCATGCGGGTAAGCGCCAGGCTCTGGTGTCGCAGAACGTCGCGAATGCGGACACCCCTGGCTATCATGCCAAGGACATCAAACCCTTCAAGGAAGTCTACGCTGCAAAGGCACGGCCCGGCGACATGATCGCCAGCCGCGGCTCTCATCTGAATGGCGCCTCCGGCGGCGGCATGGATTGGGCCGTGACAGAATCGGTAGATGGCAGCGACCCCAACGACAACTCCGTTTCGATCGAGACAGAGATTCTGAAAGGGGTCGAAACGAAGCGCCAGCACGATCGGGCACTGGCGATCTACAAGTCGTCGATGAACGTCCTGCGCACCAGCATCCGCACCACCTAG
- a CDS encoding FliI/YscN family ATPase, which yields MIAELKAMTEEIASKRLSTPVGRVIGIVGGEIEISGLQNIARIGDRLVLRRGPNDELHGEVLKIESSKISMLSDKTPDRVAIGDAVLLYPAPQFAPSDNWIGRVIDPFGEPLDGRPLLRGSQARDLMTPPPKAAGRRHMGERLDTGLSVFNTILPIVRGQRIGLFAGSGVGKSTLLAKLAQHMEADVVVMALIGERGREVNHFVEQVLGPEGMRRAVVVAATSDQSPLVRRRCAWAAMTIAEHFRDQGKNVLLLADSVTRFAEAHREISAASGEAPALRGFPPSVTPLITGMCERAGPGTGDQGDITAVFSVLVAGSDMDEPIADILRGVLDGHIVLNREIAERGRFPAIDVSRSVSRSLPAAATKEENDLILDVRKYLGSYEQSEVMIRAGLYSEGTDPVLDTAVKLWPELDGFFGRDDPNGVKSSFDRLKLLLRRAAAGAR from the coding sequence ATGATTGCTGAGCTGAAAGCCATGACTGAAGAAATCGCCAGCAAACGGCTGTCGACGCCGGTCGGGCGTGTGATTGGTATTGTTGGCGGTGAGATCGAGATTTCAGGCCTGCAGAATATCGCCCGCATCGGGGATCGCCTGGTGTTGCGGCGCGGTCCAAATGACGAACTTCATGGTGAGGTTCTGAAGATTGAATCAAGCAAAATCAGTATGTTGTCAGATAAAACTCCGGATCGTGTCGCGATCGGGGATGCGGTTCTTCTCTATCCTGCGCCGCAGTTTGCACCAAGTGACAACTGGATCGGGCGCGTTATCGATCCTTTCGGAGAGCCCCTTGATGGGCGGCCATTGTTGCGCGGGTCACAAGCACGTGACCTGATGACGCCGCCGCCAAAAGCCGCCGGACGCCGCCATATGGGAGAGCGTCTGGATACGGGGTTGTCGGTGTTCAATACGATTCTCCCGATTGTGCGTGGTCAGCGGATTGGCCTTTTTGCGGGGTCTGGTGTTGGTAAATCGACGCTTTTGGCAAAATTGGCACAGCATATGGAGGCCGATGTGGTCGTCATGGCGCTGATCGGGGAGCGTGGGCGCGAAGTAAATCACTTTGTTGAGCAGGTTCTGGGGCCGGAAGGCATGCGCCGCGCGGTTGTTGTTGCCGCGACATCCGATCAATCGCCGCTGGTGCGGCGGCGCTGTGCCTGGGCGGCGATGACGATTGCGGAACATTTCCGCGACCAAGGCAAGAACGTCCTGCTGCTGGCCGACTCGGTTACGCGTTTTGCCGAAGCCCACCGCGAAATCTCGGCGGCTTCGGGCGAAGCGCCGGCCCTGCGCGGCTTCCCACCCTCGGTCACGCCGCTGATCACGGGCATGTGCGAACGTGCAGGGCCGGGCACCGGGGATCAGGGTGATATTACCGCGGTCTTCAGTGTTCTGGTTGCCGGCTCCGATATGGATGAACCGATTGCCGACATCCTACGCGGGGTTCTGGACGGACATATCGTGCTCAACCGCGAAATCGCCGAACGCGGCCGGTTCCCGGCGATCGATGTGTCGCGGTCGGTGTCACGAAGCCTGCCAGCCGCGGCGACCAAGGAAGAGAACGATCTGATCCTCGACGTGCGGAAATACCTCGGCTCTTATGAACAGTCCGAAGTCATGATCCGCGCTGGCCTTTATTCAGAAGGGACGGATCCGGTTCTCGATACGGCAGTGAAACTCTGGCCAGAGCTGGACGGCTTCTTTGGCCGCGACGACCCCAATGGTGTGAAGAGCAGTTTCGACCGCCTGAAACTGCTCTTGCGCCGCGCCGCAGCAGGCGCGCGCTGA
- a CDS encoding DUF1217 domain-containing protein has product MILYQPIIPADGIVGWRILQATYDKQFETFSNDTLLKRESDYFRENIGNIKTAGDLVKDTRLLGIALGAFGLDDQLPMKALVQKVLEEGSSADDALANRLGDDRWVAFTEAFGFGPGDTVKTGSVEDMENIIFSNKTQSFEAAVGVQNESMRIALFAERELVNIATDLNEDGEPTSIDTKWYNIIGQPALQKMFQTTFHLPPSFIQLDVDRQLEIYKDRAQNFLGTDDLSVYADPEKMEELTTRYLAQAQLADYQSSQSSASTALRLLLGS; this is encoded by the coding sequence ATGATCCTCTACCAGCCAATCATACCCGCCGACGGGATTGTTGGATGGAGAATTCTGCAGGCGACCTACGACAAGCAGTTCGAAACGTTCTCCAACGACACCCTGCTCAAACGCGAGAGCGACTATTTCCGCGAAAATATCGGAAATATCAAAACAGCTGGCGATTTGGTGAAAGACACCCGCTTGCTGGGCATCGCTCTGGGGGCTTTCGGCCTTGACGATCAGCTCCCTATGAAGGCCCTCGTCCAGAAGGTTCTGGAGGAGGGGTCTTCGGCGGATGATGCATTGGCGAACAGATTGGGAGACGACCGCTGGGTTGCCTTCACCGAAGCATTCGGTTTCGGTCCCGGTGACACAGTCAAAACCGGGTCCGTAGAGGACATGGAGAACATCATCTTCTCCAACAAGACCCAGTCTTTCGAAGCCGCGGTCGGCGTACAGAACGAATCCATGCGGATTGCGCTGTTTGCCGAGCGCGAACTGGTCAATATCGCAACCGACCTAAACGAGGACGGCGAGCCAACCTCCATTGATACCAAATGGTACAATATCATCGGTCAGCCCGCCCTTCAGAAGATGTTCCAGACAACGTTCCACCTGCCGCCGAGCTTTATTCAGCTGGACGTGGACCGTCAGCTCGAAATCTACAAGGATCGCGCGCAGAACTTTCTTGGGACCGACGATCTGAGTGTCTATGCCGATCCGGAAAAGATGGAAGAACTGACAACACGCTACCTGGCTCAGGCGCAGCTTGCCGATTACCAATCCTCGCAATCAAGTGCCTCGACCGCGTTGCGGCTGCTCCTTGGCTCCTAG
- the flbT gene encoding flagellar biosynthesis repressor FlbT, translating into MSGLVLKLAPKERVLVNGAVIENGDRRSRLSIVTPDANILRLRDAIRPEEANTPVRRVCYAAQLVLTGDSNPEEDRLPMLRRIEELSQVFTDSDSRAALAEATESLLNDNHYRCLKALRALLPREERLMAIRPS; encoded by the coding sequence ATGAGTGGACTTGTTCTGAAACTCGCCCCGAAAGAGCGCGTTCTTGTTAACGGCGCTGTTATTGAAAACGGGGATCGTCGTAGCCGCCTTTCGATTGTAACTCCAGACGCAAACATCCTGCGTCTCAGGGACGCGATCCGTCCCGAAGAGGCAAATACCCCCGTCCGCCGCGTCTGCTATGCAGCGCAGTTGGTCCTGACAGGTGACAGCAATCCCGAAGAAGACCGCCTGCCGATGCTGCGCCGCATCGAAGAGCTCAGCCAGGTTTTCACCGATTCCGACAGCCGTGCGGCACTGGCCGAGGCCACGGAATCTCTGCTGAATGACAACCATTATCGCTGCCTGAAAGCGCTGCGGGCCTTGCTGCCGCGCGAAGAACGCCTGATGGCCATTCGCCCGTCATGA
- the flaF gene encoding flagellar biosynthesis regulator FlaF — protein MNALLNAKRAYSAAKAPTRTPKDLEFEAIARITHRMISASKQGSKGFTSLAEALHDNRKLWQIFRSDVTDSDNGLPEELKEQIVYLAAFTSQHTSQVLSRKSGIGPLVEINTAIMRGLRSGAT, from the coding sequence GTGAATGCCCTTCTGAATGCGAAGCGCGCCTATTCGGCGGCGAAAGCCCCGACCCGCACACCAAAAGACCTGGAGTTCGAGGCAATCGCCCGGATCACGCACCGTATGATCAGTGCTTCCAAACAAGGGTCAAAAGGCTTCACTTCACTTGCCGAAGCTCTCCATGACAACCGAAAACTTTGGCAGATTTTCCGCTCGGATGTCACCGACTCGGACAATGGGCTTCCAGAAGAACTTAAAGAACAAATCGTATATCTCGCAGCGTTCACAAGCCAACACACCAGCCAAGTACTCTCCCGTAAATCGGGAATTGGCCCCTTGGTAGAAATCAACACAGCCATCATGCGTGGCCTTCGCAGTGGAGCAACCTAA
- a CDS encoding flagellin, with protein sequence MTSILTNNGAMVALQTLNSINMNLENTQNAISTGKDVATAKDNSAIWAISKVMESDVAGFNAVGDSLALGESTVAVATAGAEQITELLKEMKEKVVNATGENVENGKLEAEVTELKNQITSIIASSQFNGANLLNTAGGDLTVLSSLDRDSTGTVTASNITVSSVNFEASLDLTTVMVDTPANAEASIDDIEALIQTAVDGAAALGASAARIEKQSEFVSKVTDAMKSGIGALVDADMEEASARLKALQTQQQLGVQALSIANSAPQTLQQLFR encoded by the coding sequence ATGACCAGCATTCTGACGAACAACGGCGCAATGGTCGCTCTGCAGACCCTGAACTCCATCAACATGAACCTGGAGAATACCCAGAACGCGATTTCCACCGGTAAGGACGTCGCAACGGCCAAGGACAACTCGGCCATCTGGGCGATCTCGAAAGTCATGGAATCGGACGTTGCAGGTTTCAACGCCGTGGGCGACTCCCTGGCTCTGGGGGAATCCACTGTTGCTGTTGCGACAGCCGGTGCTGAACAGATCACCGAGCTCCTGAAAGAGATGAAGGAAAAAGTGGTCAATGCGACCGGGGAGAACGTGGAAAACGGGAAACTCGAAGCCGAAGTTACCGAGCTGAAAAACCAGATCACCTCGATCATCGCATCGTCGCAGTTCAACGGTGCGAACCTGCTGAACACTGCTGGTGGCGACCTGACCGTTCTGTCCTCGCTGGACCGCGATTCCACCGGTACGGTGACCGCGTCGAACATCACCGTAAGCTCGGTTAATTTTGAAGCCAGCCTAGACCTGACAACCGTAATGGTCGACACTCCCGCTAACGCTGAAGCTTCCATCGACGATATTGAAGCTCTGATCCAGACTGCGGTCGACGGCGCCGCCGCCCTGGGTGCTTCGGCAGCCCGCATCGAGAAGCAATCCGAATTCGTCTCAAAGGTGACTGATGCGATGAAGAGCGGCATCGGTGCGCTGGTGGACGCTGATATGGAAGAAGCATCCGCCCGATTGAAAGCATTGCAAACCCAGCAACAGCTGGGTGTACAGGCTCTGTCGATTGCCAACTCGGCACCACAGACCCTGCAGCAGCTGTTCCGTTAA
- a CDS encoding flagellin — MTSILTNNGAMVALQTLNSINMNLENTQNAISTGKDVATAKDNSAIWAISKVMESDVAGFNAVSDSLALGESTVAVATAGAEQITELLKEMKEKVVTATGENVENGKLNAEVTELKNQITSIIKSSQFNGANLLNKDGGDLTVLSSLDRDSTGTVTASNITVKSVNFTDSLVLTDVKVGTSAEADASISVIENLIQTAVDGAAALGASAARIEKQAEFVSKVTDAMKSGIGALVDTDMEAASARLKALQTQQQLGVQALSIANSAPQTLQQLFR; from the coding sequence ATGACAAGCATTCTGACGAACAACGGCGCAATGGTCGCTCTGCAGACCCTGAACTCCATCAACATGAACCTGGAGAATACCCAGAACGCGATTTCCACCGGTAAGGACGTCGCAACGGCCAAGGACAACTCGGCCATCTGGGCGATCTCGAAGGTCATGGAGTCGGATGTTGCCGGCTTCAACGCGGTAAGCGACTCGCTGGCTCTGGGGGAATCCACTGTTGCGGTTGCAACGGCCGGTGCCGAACAGATCACCGAGCTTCTGAAAGAGATGAAGGAAAAAGTGGTCACTGCAACCGGGGAGAACGTGGAAAACGGGAAACTCAATGCCGAAGTCACCGAGTTGAAAAACCAGATCACCTCGATCATCAAATCGTCGCAGTTCAACGGTGCGAACCTGCTGAACAAGGACGGTGGTGACTTGACCGTTCTGTCCTCCCTTGACCGCGATTCCACCGGCACGGTCACCGCGTCGAACATCACCGTAAAATCGGTCAACTTTACGGACAGTCTGGTTCTGACCGACGTCAAAGTCGGCACTTCGGCAGAGGCTGACGCTTCCATCTCGGTGATCGAGAATCTGATCCAGACTGCGGTTGACGGCGCCGCCGCCCTGGGTGCCTCGGCAGCCCGTATCGAGAAGCAGGCCGAATTCGTCTCAAAGGTGACTGATGCGATGAAGAGCGGCATCGGCGCGCTGGTGGATACTGATATGGAAGCCGCATCCGCGCGATTAAAGGCGTTGCAGACCCAGCAACAGCTAGGCGTACAGGCGCTATCGATTGCCAACTCGGCGCCACAGACCCTACAGCAGCTGTTCCGTTAA
- a CDS encoding flagellin: MTSILTNNGAMVALQTLNSINMNLENTQNAISTGKEVATAKDNSAIWAISKVMESDVAGFNAVGDSLALGESTVAVATAGAEQITDLLREMKEKVTTATGENVDHNKIKAEVDELKKQITSIIKGSQFNGANLLNTAGGNLTVLSSLDRDSTGTVTASNITVSSVNFEASLDLATIKVGTSADAEASIDDIEKLIQTAVDGAAALGASAARIEKQSEFVSKVSDAMKSGIGALVDTDMEAASARLKALQTQQQLGVQALSIANSAPQTLQQLFR, translated from the coding sequence ATGACCAGCATTCTGACGAACAACGGCGCAATGGTCGCTCTGCAGACTCTGAACTCCATCAACATGAACCTGGAGAACACCCAAAACGCGATTTCCACCGGTAAGGAAGTCGCAACGGCCAAGGACAACTCGGCCATCTGGGCGATCTCGAAAGTCATGGAATCGGATGTTGCAGGTTTCAACGCTGTGGGCGACTCTCTGGCTCTGGGTGAATCCACGGTGGCGGTTGCAACGGCCGGCGCCGAACAGATCACCGACCTTCTGAGAGAGATGAAGGAAAAAGTGACCACTGCAACCGGGGAGAACGTGGATCACAACAAAATCAAAGCCGAAGTCGACGAGCTGAAAAAACAGATCACCTCGATCATCAAAGGGTCGCAGTTCAACGGTGCGAACCTGCTGAACACCGCCGGCGGTAACCTGACCGTTCTGTCCTCGCTGGACCGCGATTCGACTGGCACAGTCACCGCGTCAAACATCACCGTAAGCTCGGTCAATTTTGAAGCCAGCCTGGACCTGGCAACCATCAAAGTCGGTACTTCTGCAGACGCTGAAGCTTCCATCGATGACATTGAGAAACTGATCCAGACTGCGGTTGACGGCGCCGCTGCCCTGGGTGCTTCGGCAGCCCGCATCGAAAAGCAGTCCGAATTCGTCTCAAAGGTGTCCGACGCGATGAAGAGCGGCATCGGCGCGCTGGTAGATACTGATATGGAAGCCGCATCCGCGCGATTAAAGGCGTTGCAGACACAGCAACAGCTAGGCGTACAGGCGCTATCGATTGCCAACTCGGCGCCACAGACCCTGCAGCAGCTGTTCCGTTAA
- a CDS encoding flagellin yields the protein MTSILTNNGAMVALQTLKSINMNLEDTQNAISTGKDVATAKDNSAIWAISKVMESDVAGFNAVGDSLALGESTVAVATAGAEQITDLLKEMKEKVINATGENVDSGKLSAEVTELKNQITSIIGSSQFNGANLLNTAGGDLTVLSSLDRDSTGTVTASNITVTSVDFEATLTLSSVDVSTSTAAEASIDDIEALIQTAVDGAAALGASAARIEKQSAFVSKVTDAMKSGIGALVDADMEEASARLKALQTQQQLGVQALSIANSAPQTLQQLFR from the coding sequence ATGACCAGCATTCTGACGAACAACGGCGCAATGGTCGCTCTGCAGACCCTGAAATCCATTAACATGAATCTGGAGGACACCCAGAACGCGATTTCCACCGGTAAGGACGTCGCAACTGCCAAGGACAACTCGGCCATCTGGGCGATTTCGAAAGTCATGGAATCGGACGTTGCCGGCTTCAACGCCGTGGGCGACTCCCTGGCCCTGGGTGAATCCACTGTTGCGGTTGCAACTGCCGGCGCCGAACAGATCACCGACCTTCTGAAAGAGATGAAGGAAAAAGTGATCAATGCAACCGGCGAGAACGTGGACAGCGGGAAACTCTCCGCTGAAGTCACCGAGCTGAAAAACCAGATCACTTCGATCATCGGATCGTCGCAGTTCAACGGTGCGAACCTGCTGAACACCGCTGGTGGTGACCTGACCGTTCTGTCCTCCCTTGACCGGGATTCGACTGGCACAGTGACCGCTTCGAACATTACCGTAACCTCGGTTGATTTTGAAGCCACCCTGACTCTGAGCAGCGTCGACGTCAGCACTTCGACAGCCGCTGAAGCTTCCATCGACGACATTGAAGCTCTGATCCAGACTGCGGTCGACGGCGCCGCCGCCCTGGGTGCTTCGGCAGCCCGCATCGAAAAGCAGTCCGCATTCGTCTCAAAGGTGACTGACGCAATGAAGAGCGGCATCGGTGCGCTGGTGGATGCAGATATGGAAGAAGCGTCCGCGCGATTGAAGGCCCTGCAGACGCAGCAACAGCTGGGTGTGCAGGCTCTGTCGATTGCCAACTCGGCACCGCAGACCCTGCAGCAGCTGTTCCGTTAA